A single window of Neisseria sp. KEM232 DNA harbors:
- a CDS encoding heme biosynthesis HemY N-terminal domain-containing protein, producing the protein MKALLWLIVLFAAGVALSVASTMFGGNVYFAVGNTLARVDLKLFVPALIVAVVLLYIVIQLLGGLFNVPARLQRFGTARKGRKAGSNLNAAGLAYFEGKYQKAEQEAAKVLANKEAGESRSLALMIAAHAADRMNDAALRDRYLHEIAALPAAAQLSRYLMLAEDALNRRDYPAAEENLAAAAKISPRLTRLLRLQLRYAFDHGDAAEVLDKVGDLQKQNAANPHEAAQYRDWAYRRLLAEASDSDGLKRVLKRIPDEMKNGALCAAVAEKYENLGLYAAAAAWVEKHYPQNGRADLLPPFVRSASFLADKDRLKALDAAEGWLKTRQKDAALLLALGQLAENRQLWGKAQGYLEAAIAEHDSPQARLALAKVFDKTGDEAAAQEQRLRALTLGEPELSLPAPQG; encoded by the coding sequence ATGAAAGCGCTGCTGTGGTTAATCGTCCTCTTCGCCGCAGGCGTCGCCCTGTCGGTAGCCTCCACCATGTTCGGCGGCAACGTCTATTTCGCCGTCGGCAACACGCTGGCACGCGTCGATTTGAAACTCTTCGTGCCCGCGCTGATTGTGGCCGTGGTGCTGCTTTACATTGTTATCCAGCTTTTGGGCGGCCTGTTTAACGTGCCCGCCCGCCTGCAACGCTTCGGCACCGCGCGCAAAGGCCGCAAAGCGGGCAGCAACCTGAACGCCGCCGGTTTGGCCTATTTCGAGGGCAAATACCAGAAAGCCGAACAGGAAGCCGCCAAAGTCCTCGCCAACAAAGAAGCGGGCGAAAGCCGCTCGCTGGCGCTGATGATTGCCGCCCATGCTGCCGACCGCATGAACGACGCCGCGCTGCGCGACCGCTACCTCCACGAAATCGCCGCGCTGCCCGCTGCCGCCCAGCTTTCGCGCTACCTGATGCTGGCCGAAGACGCGCTCAACCGCCGCGACTACCCCGCCGCCGAAGAAAACCTGGCCGCCGCCGCCAAAATCAGCCCGCGCCTCACCCGCCTGCTGCGTTTGCAGCTGCGTTATGCCTTCGACCACGGCGACGCCGCCGAAGTGCTCGACAAGGTCGGCGATCTGCAAAAGCAAAACGCCGCCAATCCGCACGAAGCGGCGCAGTACCGCGACTGGGCATACCGCCGCCTGCTGGCCGAAGCCTCGGATTCAGACGGCCTCAAACGCGTTTTGAAGCGGATTCCCGACGAAATGAAAAACGGCGCGCTGTGTGCCGCCGTAGCCGAAAAATACGAAAACCTCGGCCTGTATGCCGCCGCCGCCGCATGGGTGGAAAAACACTATCCGCAAAACGGCCGCGCCGACCTGCTGCCGCCTTTCGTGCGCAGCGCTTCATTCCTCGCCGACAAAGACCGTCTCAAAGCGCTCGATGCCGCTGAAGGCTGGCTGAAAACGCGCCAAAAAGACGCCGCCCTCCTGCTCGCCCTCGGCCAACTTGCCGAAAACAGGCAGCTTTGGGGCAAGGCGCAGGGTTATCTGGAAGCCGCCATCGCCGAACATGACAGTCCGCAGGCGCGTTTGGCGCTGGCCAAAGTTTTCGACAAAACGGGCGACGAAGCCGCCGCGCAGGAACAGCGCCTGCGCGCCCT